One segment of Plasmodium vivax chromosome 14, whole genome shotgun sequence DNA contains the following:
- a CDS encoding hypothetical protein, conserved (encoded by transcript PVX_124050A) has protein sequence MDEFETPRGFSSLPIGQEMLIEKLLNEERYYRHDKGKEKKKKGENVKEQLRYYLNEKYELFIGYQNFMNKLFKKKKVLRVSHGRDARRKRKEGQPRQGGARRSGAAPSNGNATKVKCREASDLSGPGSDRRSGDGRSGNRRSGAHAKDEDEDIPLRSDQRGKNARTQGKKNASEWRHKGGDSKSSKSVSPPKRCSCDCHGCVDRGGRLTDERSSGVGDASDERCGHVEDTADDRLTDEPGHPSPSPPQCSDASDISNLSPDGLCFEKQFKYIYDLYRQNEKNVYLFYNPPMCKCANKTLKEKYYRSLCRKYPCLFNCTFEGEEGGEPSRGEASHRGEAPQKGETPHKGEPSHKGETPLTGGAPPAGEQPSDAKRLTYAEVASDAVEMKLYAKAFFELCLLQGGRGAKEVKEAKKEAVDGERKTSNGEMKDAGEAAKKTSNEGAKDAGDFPLGEEEMLKRFFNKCVRRVMRRNSPTCENSSCCGLLYVPYSYIVVLLNRKVQNLSYLCSHLKLPGSTDMYYNNKKNVVTICTKSSVHEFFCYYSLRENSFIKNLIIYDVFVDGFVPFFKPLLNLKVKKNLEKLMSYVSYNKGCNLSVVFFWACGGGATNRSIDSTADRSADSTDSTANSTANSTANSGGESEAAEGARSRASHMPHLRVCKIVNINHPNEYKGWRSRHPKKDSTEETSSRERKSKINEDQQYFAHLCNGSEVINNMNINMVVEKIANIASRKESSLCEEGCIFNKRNRMHGKGKGKRKRIQIYLCESINSFAFDRRPLYIKRREVTLSSFVHFQNVINAYLASSGPSLEALFGRRMQEDVFGMGLRRRGFLSSCRVEAGGEVEDGEANSVGGANQVGAANADHLFNETLFFFNDNSDLYTYEEYKRGKLQSVGRGGDHEGKPPAEQLQPAAGRSWMARSVPHAQGEKLWDSLCTQYAQNLFNIYVCSFLTRESSCKGLAPPVAPQKKKKKGNASGERREGNAAGDQRDGRRMPYRERISLIKKCYFLLFGFYKDKFRVSLKEEEEDVLHRSNWASEDSLISRGRRASEVATLR, from the exons ATGGATGAGTTCGAA accCCGCGAGGATTTTCGAGCTTGCCAATAGGACAGGAAATGCTCATAGAGAAGCTACTGAACGAAGAGAGGTACTACCGACACGacaagggaaaggaaaaaaaaaaaaaaggagaaaacgtTAAGGAGCAACTGCGTTACTACCTGAATGAGAAATATGAGCTATTCATTGGGTaccaaaattttatgaataagttgtttaagaagaagaaggtgtTGAGGGTGAGTCATGGGAGAGATgccaggaggaagaggaaggaggggCAGCCCCGTCAGGGGGGTGCTCGCCGTAGTGGAGCAGCGCCAAGTAATGGGAACGCCACTAAAGTGAAGTGTCGAGAGGCGTCCGATTTGAGCGGACCGGGTAGCGATAGGCGAAGTGGTGATGGGCGAAGTGGTAACAGGCGAAGCGGCGCACATGCCAAAGATGAGGACGAGGACATCCCCCTGAGGAGCgaccaaagggggaagaacgcCCGCacccaggggaagaagaacgcGTCGGAGTGGAGACACAAGGGAGGTGATTCCAAATCGTCTAAGAGCGTCTCCCCCCCGAAGAGATGCTCCTGCGACTGCCACGGGTGTGTCGATCGGGGTGGTCGCCTTACCGACGAACGGAGTAGCGGCGTAGGCGACGCATCGGACGAGCGGTGTGGTCACGTAGAAGACACAGCGGATGACCGCTTAACCGACGAACCGGGGCACCCgtctccttcccccccccagtgcTCAGACGCCAGCGACATCTCCAACCTCTCCCCAGACGGACTCTGCTTcgaaaaacaatttaaatatatatatgaccTGTACAGgcagaatgaaaaaaacgtttatttgttttacaaCCCTCCGATGTGTAAGTGCGCCAATAAGACTCTCAAGGAGAAGTACTATCGGAGCCTGTGCCGGAAGTACCCTTGCCTGTTCAACTGCACGTTCGAAGgtgaggaggggggggaacccAGCAGAGGGGAGGCATCTCataggggggaagcaccccaaaagggagaaacacCGCACAAGGGGGAACCATCTCATAAGGGAGAAACACCGCTCACaggaggagccccccccgcgggggaaCAACCGAGTGATGCCAAGAGGCTGACGTACGCCGAGGTGGCGTCGGACGCGGTGGAAATGAAGCTCTACGCGAAGGCCTTCTTCGAGTTGTGCctcctgcagggggggaggggagccAAGGAGGTTAAGGAGGCGAAGAAGGAAGCGGTTGACGGGGAGAGAAAGACATCGAATGGCGAGATGAAGGACgcgggtgaagcggcgaaaaaaACCTCGAATGAGGGGGCGAAGGACGCGGGTGACTTCCCCCTcggcgaagaagaaatgCTTAAAAGGTTCTTCAATAAGTGCGTGCGTAGAGtgatgaggaggaactcCCCGACGTGCGAAAACAGCTCCTGCTGTGGGCTTCTCTACGTGCCGTACAGTTACATAGTGGTGCTGCTAAACAGGAAGGTGCAGAACTTGAGTTACCTCTGCAGCCACTTAAAGCTCCCCGGCAGCACCGAcatgtattataataataagaagAACGTCGTGACCATTTGCACCAAAAGCTCCGTGCACGAGTTCTTCTGCTACTACTCTTTGAGAGAAAACAGCTTCATAAagaatttaattatttatgacGTTTTCGTGGACGGGTTTGTTCCCTTCTTCAAGCCGCTGCTCAACctgaaggtgaagaagaattTGGAGAAGCTGATGAGCTACGTGAGCTACAACAAGGGGTGCAACTTGTCCGTCGTGTTTTTCTgggcctgcggggggggcgccACCAACAGAAGCATTGACAGCACCGCTGACAGAAGCGCTGACAGCACCGATAGCACCGCTAACAGCACCGCCAACAGCACCGCTAACAGCGGCGGGGAGAgtgaagcggcggagggggCGCGCAGCCGAGCAAGCCACATGCCGCACCTGCGCGTGTGCAAAATCGTAAACATTAATCACCCAAATGAATACAAGGGGTGGAGGAGCAGACACCCGAAGAAGGACAGCACAGAGGAGACGTCCAGCAGAGagaggaaaagcaaaattaatGAAGATCAGCAGTACTTCGCCCACCTCTGCAACGGAAGTGAGGTcattaataatatgaacatTAATATGGTCGTAGAGAAAATTGCTAACATTGCCAGTCGGAAGGAGAGTAGCCTCTGTGAGGAGGGCTGCATTTTTAATAAGCGCAACAGGATGcatgggaaaggaaaaggaaaaaggaaaagaattcaaatttatttatgtgaATCGATCAACTCCTTCGCGTTCGACCGGAGACCGCTTTACATCAAACGGAGGGAGGTTACTCTCTCTTCCTTCGTTCACTTTCAGAATGTTATTAACGCGTATTTGGCTTCTAGTGGGCCCAGCCTGGAGGCCCTATTTGGGCGCCGCATGCAGGAGGACGTGTTCGGCATGGGCCTGCGCAGGAGGGGCTTCCTCTCCAGTTGCAGAGTAGaagcggggggagaagtggaagacGGTGAAGCAAACAGCGTAGGGGGTGCCAACCAAGTGGGAGCCGCTAACGCAGACCACCTGTTCAACGAAacgctcttcttcttcaacgACAATTCAGATTTATACACCTACGAGGAGtacaaacgggggaagctGCAGAGTGTGGGCAGAGGAGGCGACCATGAGGGCAAACCCCCCGCGGAGCAGCTGCAACCCGCAGCTGGGAGGAGCTGGATGGCCAGAAGTGTGCCACATGctcagggggagaagctgtGGGACTCCCTCTGCACGCAGTACGCACAGAACCTTTTCAACATTTACGTTTGCTCCTTCCTGACGAGGGAGAGCAGCTGCAAGGGGCTCGCGCCGCCCGtcgccccccaaaaaaaaaagaaaaaaggaaacgcaTCAGGAGAGCGGCGTGAAGGAAATGCAGCAGGTGACCAACGTGATGGACGCAGAATGCCCTACCGGGAGCGAATCAGCCTCATCAAAAAATGCTACTTCCTCCTGTTCGGCTTCTACAAAGACAAGTTCCGCGTCTccctgaaggaggaagaagaggacgtCCTGCACAGGAGTAACTGGGCCAGCGAGGATTCGCTCATCTCGCGCGGCCGGAGGGCTAGCGAAGTGGCCACACTCAGGTGA